A single genomic interval of Syntrophorhabdaceae bacterium harbors:
- the csm2 gene encoding type III-A CRISPR-associated protein Csm2, which yields MKKKCERCGREFEARESFHRFCPGCFQPQGQSTGGPPRQAATVPQELLLASYYDGEANPLKQVYIGVPERLALLFAKDSPPLGTKQLRDFLQVILKARNKMLLSGIEAARPILYKCQADLEYQLKRGVIPSSFGQFMKHHLTMAERNGNALEGFYRHFDAVVCYFPAKK from the coding sequence ATGAAGAAAAAATGCGAGAGATGCGGAAGGGAATTCGAGGCCAGGGAAAGTTTTCACAGGTTCTGTCCGGGCTGCTTCCAGCCGCAGGGACAATCCACGGGCGGCCCGCCGAGACAGGCGGCCACCGTCCCGCAGGAACTGCTGCTGGCATCCTATTACGACGGAGAGGCCAATCCCCTGAAACAGGTGTACATTGGTGTTCCGGAGAGGCTTGCACTTCTCTTCGCAAAAGACAGCCCCCCGCTCGGCACAAAACAGCTAAGGGATTTCCTGCAGGTCATACTGAAGGCAAGAAACAAGATGCTCCTCAGCGGAATAGAGGCGGCGCGGCCCATCCTCTACAAATGTCAGGCAGATCTGGAGTACCAGCTCAAGAGGGGCGTGATCCCGTCCAGTTTCGGCCAGTTCATGAAGCATCATCTCACCATGGCGGAACGGAACGGTAACGCGCTCGAAGGATTCTACCGGCATTTCGATGCCGTTGTCTGTTATTTTCCAGCAAAGAAATAA